One genomic segment of Bacteroidales bacterium includes these proteins:
- a CDS encoding helix-turn-helix transcriptional regulator — protein MDEIHDRIALVISTKGMTNAEFAESIDVQPSNISHIMSGRNKPSLDLVMKVLKRFPELRTEWLLHGKGAMNKDYNLFDSDQLPPAKKQEPLLFKSVSDENKEVVGNKELRTDQSMEPPTVQSLKQEVKDEEPVRYENRQDARKKETKALHFSANGKKLEKIVLFFDDLTFKEYYPSE, from the coding sequence ATGGATGAAATTCATGATCGGATTGCATTGGTCATTTCAACAAAAGGAATGACGAATGCCGAGTTTGCTGAATCAATTGATGTACAGCCTTCAAATATTTCTCACATTATGTCGGGAAGGAACAAGCCAAGCCTTGATCTTGTAATGAAGGTGCTAAAACGGTTTCCTGAATTGCGGACAGAATGGCTCCTACACGGCAAGGGCGCCATGAACAAGGATTATAATCTGTTTGATTCAGACCAACTCCCGCCAGCAAAAAAACAGGAACCACTGCTTTTCAAAAGTGTTTCAGATGAAAACAAAGAAGTTGTGGGGAATAAGGAATTGAGGACTGATCAGTCTATGGAGCCTCCAACGGTGCAGAGTTTAAAACAAGAAGTTAAGGATGAAGAGCCTGTAAGGTACGAAAACCGACAGGATGCCAGAAAAAAGGAAACTAAAGCATTACATTTTTCTGCAAATGGTAAAAAGCTTGAAAAGATCGTTTTGTTTTTTGACGATCTGACTTTCAAAGAATATTACCCAAGTGAATGA
- a CDS encoding tetratricopeptide repeat protein, with protein MKKIYLVFIFLLFFQSLKADKYIDSLRMVMQSDTISDDDILWTYNAMTDYLMNVDIDQCREICKEAISYAIKVKNFKHEIVFTSILGTTYYYQGDYKTTAEYWLNALSISENAKDTLRIEQIYNNLGILYQTINDYETSSKYYFKSLELKKNAGDKEKIAITQMNIGALFHKMQLHDSAYVYLSEALSVLKLVENHRALSGIYNNLGAVHQAKKEYELAMENYDLAYELKEYLPGHERARLLMNMGSCLMIFLNKDLEGRKYLEESYELAQSQNNLNVIRNIYGVYSHYYYNQGNYKEAYDYLELENQFKDSIFTIEKDIQIKEMQANFDFERREQELNQKMELEKIANERQIRISRVMISLVIIAFIVLGIISYLFTRVRKAKRKLEATQLALEKTNADLRKAKSDTERALEFKSQFLANMSHEVRTPLNAIIGFNSKMKTTITDPKVGEYLDAIEVSSYNLLALLNDVLNMSKIEAGKIEVNPVHTNLKSLIHDIWYSFHLSAKDAEIEFSADYDETLPEHFYLDQVLLRQILVNLVGNALKFTHHGYVKISVRPSVSHQKFYASSTYHIDIVVEDTGIGIKPEDQRDIFESFVQAKHQESDLYRGTGLGLAISKKFSNLMGGDITLISKPGKGSTFTVSLHKVSLAFPETSEFKRAKPIARNIDFQFTGGVLLVADDEELNRKVVQSFFVDTAVELHVVENGEQLIEKAKEIRPTLILSDMKMPVKNGIEAAKVIKADPDLKDIPIIAFTASIDFPKLDAEIRKLFSGCINKPVDISELYQRLSFYLPTNRNSEQPVGHP; from the coding sequence ATGAAAAAAATCTACCTGGTATTCATCTTTCTGCTTTTTTTCCAAAGTCTTAAAGCTGACAAATACATCGACAGCCTGAGAATGGTCATGCAAAGTGATACAATTTCCGATGACGATATCTTGTGGACTTACAACGCGATGACCGATTATTTGATGAATGTGGATATTGATCAGTGCCGGGAAATTTGCAAAGAGGCCATATCCTATGCAATTAAAGTCAAAAATTTCAAGCATGAAATTGTTTTTACTAGTATCCTTGGTACCACCTATTATTATCAGGGTGATTACAAAACCACAGCCGAATATTGGCTGAATGCACTCAGCATCAGCGAAAATGCCAAAGATACCCTTCGTATTGAACAAATTTACAATAACCTGGGTATTTTATATCAAACGATCAATGATTATGAAACCAGTAGTAAGTATTATTTTAAGTCCCTGGAATTGAAGAAAAATGCAGGTGACAAGGAAAAAATAGCCATAACCCAAATGAATATTGGTGCGCTGTTTCACAAAATGCAACTTCATGACTCGGCTTACGTGTATCTTAGCGAGGCACTTAGTGTGCTTAAATTGGTAGAAAACCATCGTGCACTTTCCGGGATTTATAATAACCTTGGCGCCGTGCATCAGGCAAAGAAAGAGTATGAGCTGGCCATGGAAAACTATGATCTTGCCTATGAATTGAAGGAATATTTACCGGGCCATGAACGCGCGAGATTGCTTATGAATATGGGTTCATGTCTGATGATATTTTTAAACAAAGACCTGGAAGGCCGAAAATATTTGGAGGAAAGTTATGAGCTTGCCCAATCGCAAAACAACCTGAACGTCATTCGAAACATTTATGGAGTTTATTCCCACTATTACTATAATCAAGGAAATTACAAGGAAGCTTACGATTACCTCGAACTTGAAAACCAATTCAAGGATTCAATCTTTACCATCGAAAAAGATATTCAAATCAAGGAGATGCAGGCCAATTTTGATTTTGAAAGACGAGAGCAGGAATTGAACCAGAAGATGGAACTGGAAAAGATTGCAAACGAAAGGCAGATACGGATTTCCCGTGTGATGATCAGTTTAGTCATTATAGCTTTTATTGTTTTAGGGATTATTTCATACCTGTTCACGCGCGTGAGGAAAGCAAAACGAAAATTAGAAGCGACTCAGCTTGCATTAGAAAAGACCAATGCTGATCTGCGTAAAGCCAAATCGGACACCGAGCGTGCGTTGGAGTTTAAGAGTCAGTTTTTGGCCAATATGAGCCATGAAGTAAGAACACCGTTAAATGCGATTATCGGGTTTAATTCAAAAATGAAAACGACCATTACCGACCCAAAGGTTGGAGAATACCTTGATGCCATTGAAGTAAGCAGTTATAATCTTCTGGCTTTACTCAATGATGTGCTGAATATGTCAAAAATTGAGGCTGGAAAAATCGAGGTTAATCCGGTACATACAAATCTGAAATCATTGATTCATGATATCTGGTATTCATTTCATCTAAGCGCAAAAGACGCCGAAATTGAGTTTAGCGCAGATTATGATGAAACCCTCCCGGAGCATTTTTACCTTGATCAGGTGCTGCTTCGTCAAATTTTAGTCAATCTGGTTGGAAATGCGCTAAAATTCACTCATCATGGATATGTTAAAATCAGCGTTCGGCCATCAGTAAGTCACCAGAAATTTTACGCTTCGAGTACATATCATATTGATATTGTTGTGGAAGACACCGGAATTGGTATAAAACCTGAAGATCAGAGAGATATTTTCGAATCATTTGTCCAGGCTAAGCATCAGGAAAGTGATTTATATAGAGGGACTGGTCTTGGACTGGCTATATCGAAAAAGTTTTCAAATCTGATGGGAGGAGACATCACCCTGATAAGCAAGCCTGGTAAAGGAAGTACATTCACAGTGAGTCTGCACAAGGTTTCCTTAGCTTTTCCTGAAACATCGGAGTTTAAAAGAGCAAAGCCAATAGCCCGAAATATTGATTTTCAGTTTACCGGTGGTGTTTTGCTGGTGGCAGATGATGAAGAATTGAACCGAAAAGTAGTTCAGTCATTTTTTGTAGATACTGCTGTGGAACTGCATGTTGTTGAAAATGGCGAACAATTGATCGAAAAAGCAAAAGAAATAAGGCCAACCTTAATCCTTTCGGATATGAAGATGCCGGTAAAAAATGGTATTGAAGCAGCTAAGGTAATCAAGGCAGACCCAGACCTGAAAGATATTCCAATCATCGCTTTCACGGCATCCATTGATTTTCCAAAACTTGATGCAGAAATAAGGAAACTATTCTCCGGTTGCATCAATAAACCGGTGGATATCAGCGAACTTTACCAGCGTTTGTCATTTTATTTACCTACCAATAGAAACAGCGAACAACCGGTTGGGCACCCTTAA
- a CDS encoding bifunctional oligoribonuclease/PAP phosphatase NrnA, producing MNKTDLDKLTGLFSKQLNIVITSHFNPDGDAVGSVMAVYHILKQMNHHVTIAFPNHFPSFLGWIKDSENSLFYDRNKTEIEKALKTADIIFCLDYNALNRLGEMEVPLQKAVGIKILIDHHPNPEIERFQYVLHDTSVSSTAELVYDFLQMLQFNDRINQAAAESLYAGIITDTGSLSFNCNQSRTYRIVADLVDRGVHAERLHRLIYDNFSEKRMRLLAYALHQKMEIIVGQRTALIPLTLDELEQFDFQQGDTEGIVNFPLSIRTINLSILLTQRKDRIRISFRSKGDFPANEIATKYFIGGGHRNAAGGDSFVPMEETIRKIKEILPLYFSQLDFDVK from the coding sequence TTGAACAAGACTGATCTTGATAAACTTACCGGCCTTTTTTCAAAACAACTCAATATTGTTATCACTTCACATTTCAACCCTGATGGCGATGCTGTTGGATCGGTTATGGCTGTTTATCACATCTTAAAGCAGATGAATCATCATGTGACAATTGCTTTTCCTAATCATTTCCCATCTTTTTTAGGTTGGATAAAAGATAGTGAGAACTCATTGTTTTATGATCGTAATAAAACTGAGATAGAGAAGGCATTGAAAACAGCTGACATCATTTTCTGCCTGGATTACAATGCCCTCAACAGGTTGGGAGAAATGGAAGTACCTCTTCAGAAAGCAGTTGGGATCAAAATTCTGATCGACCATCATCCCAACCCGGAAATTGAGCGATTTCAGTATGTCTTACATGACACTTCAGTTTCATCAACTGCTGAACTGGTTTATGATTTCCTGCAAATGCTTCAGTTCAATGATCGGATAAATCAAGCCGCAGCAGAAAGTCTTTATGCTGGAATAATTACAGATACCGGCTCATTGAGTTTTAATTGTAACCAATCAAGAACCTACAGGATTGTTGCTGATCTTGTTGACAGAGGTGTTCATGCGGAACGACTGCATCGATTGATTTATGATAATTTTTCTGAAAAAAGGATGCGTTTGCTGGCCTATGCTTTACATCAAAAAATGGAAATAATTGTTGGGCAAAGAACCGCGTTGATTCCTTTGACATTGGACGAGTTGGAGCAATTTGATTTTCAGCAGGGAGACACCGAGGGTATTGTGAACTTCCCTTTATCTATCAGAACAATAAATTTATCCATTTTACTAACACAACGTAAAGACCGGATCAGGATATCGTTTAGGTCAAAAGGTGATTTTCCTGCCAATGAAATTGCTACGAAATACTTTATTGGAGGTGGACATCGAAATGCTGCCGGTGGCGACTCATTTGTGCCAATGGAAGAAACTATCAGAAAAATAAAGGAGATCTTACCTTTGTACTTTAGCCAACTTGATTTTGATGTCAAATAA
- the rplM gene encoding 50S ribosomal protein L13 produces MDTLSYKTVSANKETVTKEWVLVDAENEVLGRLASKVALLLRGKLKTNYTPHVDCGDNVVVINAEKVRLTGNKWADKEYITHSGYPGGQKVLTATQFKLRKPGSIVEEAVRGMLPKNKLSNQLFRNLHVYVGPEHNQEAQKPRKINLNEIK; encoded by the coding sequence ATGGATACCTTAAGTTACAAGACAGTAAGCGCCAATAAAGAGACAGTAACCAAAGAATGGGTTCTTGTTGACGCTGAAAACGAAGTTCTGGGGCGGTTGGCCTCAAAAGTAGCGCTTCTGCTGCGTGGAAAACTCAAAACAAACTACACACCCCATGTTGATTGCGGTGATAATGTGGTTGTTATCAATGCCGAAAAGGTCAGACTGACCGGCAATAAATGGGCTGATAAGGAGTATATCACCCACTCAGGTTACCCCGGAGGTCAAAAGGTTTTGACCGCCACACAGTTTAAATTAAGAAAGCCAGGCTCGATAGTTGAAGAGGCAGTCAGAGGAATGCTTCCAAAAAACAAACTCTCAAACCAACTTTTCCGTAATCTTCATGTTTACGTTGGTCCTGAGCACAATCAGGAAGCGCAAAAGCCAAGGAAAATCAACTTAAATGAAATTAAATAA
- a CDS encoding FKBP-type peptidyl-prolyl cis-trans isomerase — MNTRFVFFVVVVTFIFTIFSGCKRGDGFKESSSGLKYKFHLQNKDSVQVVAFDIVNVLMNYRTKDTMLFQSGMNPISFQVNPKENGDLPEGIMMMRIGDSATFVMSPEKFFISMMNYRELPAIVKDQKEIYFDIKLLKIYPEPPVMKAERMDAVNRKSVEGELIEKYVMEKNITAKPTASGLYFVEIIQGSGKKAEAGKRVKVHFKGSLFDGKVFDSSYERNRPVVFTLGQGEMIPAWDEAIAMMAEGGKALLIVPSALGYGAEQRNNIKPFTPLVFEVELIEVVN, encoded by the coding sequence ATGAATACACGTTTTGTTTTTTTTGTAGTAGTTGTAACCTTTATTTTCACAATTTTTTCCGGATGTAAAAGGGGAGATGGTTTTAAAGAGAGCTCTTCCGGTTTGAAATACAAGTTTCACCTACAAAATAAAGACTCTGTCCAGGTTGTAGCATTTGACATCGTAAATGTCTTGATGAATTACAGGACAAAAGATACCATGCTTTTCCAAAGTGGAATGAACCCAATTTCTTTTCAGGTTAACCCTAAGGAGAATGGCGATTTACCGGAGGGAATCATGATGATGAGAATTGGCGATAGTGCCACTTTTGTAATGAGTCCCGAAAAGTTTTTCATCAGTATGATGAATTACAGGGAGTTACCTGCTATTGTAAAAGATCAGAAAGAGATTTACTTTGATATTAAGCTCTTAAAGATTTATCCCGAGCCTCCGGTAATGAAGGCAGAAAGAATGGATGCCGTTAACCGTAAATCAGTTGAAGGCGAGCTGATCGAAAAATATGTGATGGAAAAGAACATTACTGCCAAGCCTACTGCCAGTGGTTTGTATTTTGTCGAAATAATCCAGGGAAGCGGAAAAAAAGCTGAAGCAGGGAAAAGAGTGAAAGTTCACTTTAAAGGCTCTCTGTTTGATGGTAAGGTATTTGACTCCTCCTATGAACGCAACAGGCCGGTGGTGTTTACGCTTGGTCAGGGTGAAATGATTCCTGCGTGGGACGAGGCTATTGCGATGATGGCCGAAGGTGGAAAAGCTTTATTGATTGTGCCATCTGCCCTTGGATATGGTGCAGAGCAAAGAAACAATATTAAACCATTTACCCCACTGGTATTTGAGGTTGAACTTATCGAAGTTGTTAATTAA
- a CDS encoding metal ABC transporter ATP-binding protein encodes MKSSLALEIHDLTVAYKFKPVLWDIDLDVPEGVMMAIVGPNGAGKSTLIKSVLEVVKPLAGTVKIFGEPYQRVRPRVGYVPQKTSVDWDFPTTVLDAVLMGTYGKIGWIRRPGRKEKEIALQAIDEVGLADFANRQINQLSGGQQQRVFLARALVQHADVYFMDEPFQGVDATTEKAIINILKKLKEKNKTVIAVHHDLQTVTEYFDYMVFVNVKKIADGKVEDVFTNENLEKTYGTSFNLAVLE; translated from the coding sequence ATGAAATCATCATTAGCGCTTGAAATACATGATCTTACGGTAGCCTATAAGTTTAAACCTGTGCTGTGGGATATTGACCTTGATGTTCCTGAGGGAGTGATGATGGCCATTGTTGGACCGAATGGCGCTGGTAAATCCACGCTAATAAAATCGGTACTTGAGGTTGTGAAGCCCCTTGCAGGAACTGTAAAGATTTTTGGGGAACCCTATCAGCGTGTGCGCCCACGAGTGGGATACGTTCCACAAAAAACCAGCGTTGACTGGGATTTTCCAACTACAGTCCTCGATGCGGTATTGATGGGAACCTATGGAAAAATCGGTTGGATCAGGCGACCAGGAAGAAAAGAAAAAGAAATTGCACTCCAGGCTATCGATGAAGTGGGGCTTGCTGATTTTGCAAACAGACAAATCAATCAATTATCCGGGGGACAGCAACAACGGGTATTTCTGGCAAGGGCCCTTGTGCAGCATGCCGATGTTTATTTTATGGACGAGCCATTTCAGGGTGTGGATGCTACAACCGAAAAAGCCATCATCAACATTTTAAAGAAGCTGAAAGAAAAAAACAAAACGGTTATTGCTGTTCACCATGACTTGCAGACAGTTACCGAGTATTTTGATTACATGGTCTTTGTGAATGTAAAAAAGATTGCAGATGGTAAGGTTGAAGATGTTTTTACTAACGAAAATCTGGAAAAAACCTACGGAACATCGTTTAACCTTGCAGTGCTTGAATAA
- the ndk gene encoding nucleoside-diphosphate kinase, with the protein MRGNITFTMIKPTAMKRGYAGHILARIGDAGFRISAMRLVKLNKEQAESFYAVHNGKPFFESLVEFMSSGPIIAAILEKENAVDEYRKLIGATNPQNAEKGTIRYDFGTNLQANAVHGSDSDANASIEADFFFSKFERF; encoded by the coding sequence ATGAGAGGAAATATCACTTTTACGATGATTAAGCCAACGGCGATGAAAAGAGGATACGCCGGGCACATATTAGCCAGAATTGGAGATGCTGGTTTTAGAATTTCAGCCATGAGACTCGTTAAATTGAACAAAGAGCAAGCAGAGTCCTTCTATGCTGTTCATAACGGTAAACCTTTTTTTGAGAGCCTCGTGGAATTTATGTCCTCAGGTCCGATAATTGCCGCAATACTTGAAAAGGAGAACGCTGTTGATGAATATCGAAAACTAATCGGCGCCACTAACCCACAGAATGCCGAAAAAGGAACAATTCGATATGATTTCGGAACAAATCTGCAAGCCAATGCTGTCCATGGCTCCGACAGTGATGCTAATGCCAGCATCGAGGCTGACTTCTTTTTCTCAAAGTTTGAGCGGTTCTGA
- a CDS encoding zinc ABC transporter substrate-binding protein, with protein sequence MKLNGLNFYLILNTFFIVFVSCGTMSNRVDFKSSSRLNVVATTTMITDLVYQICGDSINLTGLMGSGVDPHLYKATEGDVFRIFDADVIFYNGLHLEGRLEDIFRKMKQRNINSIALADALDKEDLIKSEGGQELYDPHIWFSVQNWKQAAIFITKSLIEMDEKNAAYYSQSLQRYLQELTDLENFISESVEQIPSTRRVLITAHDAFGYFGHEFGFEVIGLQGISTISESGAKDVRKLADVIFDRQIPAVFIESSVSDRNIKALKEAVASRGFEIRMGGTLYSDALGSEGTPEGTYVGMYKHNMRTIREALK encoded by the coding sequence ATGAAATTGAATGGACTCAACTTCTATCTGATTCTCAATACATTTTTTATTGTATTCGTCTCATGTGGAACAATGAGCAACAGGGTAGACTTTAAAAGCTCATCCCGACTCAATGTCGTCGCTACAACAACGATGATCACTGATCTGGTTTATCAGATTTGTGGTGATAGCATCAATCTTACCGGGCTAATGGGAAGCGGTGTTGATCCCCATCTGTACAAAGCCACAGAGGGTGATGTTTTTAGGATTTTCGATGCTGATGTAATTTTTTATAACGGTTTGCATCTCGAAGGACGGCTGGAGGACATTTTCAGAAAAATGAAACAACGAAATATCAATTCCATAGCTTTAGCTGATGCACTGGATAAAGAAGACCTTATCAAAAGTGAGGGCGGCCAGGAATTGTATGATCCACATATCTGGTTCAGTGTACAGAATTGGAAACAGGCTGCCATCTTTATAACTAAATCCTTGATTGAGATGGATGAAAAAAATGCAGCTTATTACAGTCAAAGCCTGCAGCGTTATTTGCAGGAATTGACAGATCTCGAAAATTTCATTTCGGAAAGTGTTGAACAAATTCCCTCAACCCGCCGTGTGCTGATCACTGCACACGATGCTTTCGGTTATTTTGGCCACGAATTTGGCTTTGAAGTAATTGGATTACAGGGTATTAGCACAATTTCAGAGTCAGGAGCCAAAGATGTGCGTAAACTGGCTGATGTGATCTTTGACCGCCAGATACCTGCAGTTTTTATTGAGTCCTCAGTATCAGACCGAAATATAAAGGCGTTAAAAGAAGCTGTGGCCTCGCGGGGCTTTGAAATTAGGATGGGTGGCACACTCTACTCTGATGCGCTTGGCTCTGAAGGTACACCCGAAGGAACTTATGTCGGTATGTATAAACATAATATGAGAACAATCAGGGAGGCTTTAAAATAA
- the rpsI gene encoding 30S ribosomal protein S9: MEVINTIGRRKTAVARVYVQPGSGKITINKREIEHYFTVETLQNIVRQPLELTNYVDKLDIKANLDGGGIKGQAEALRLAISRAIIEMEPEHRPILKSNGFLRRDPRMVERKKPGQKKARKRFQFSKR, encoded by the coding sequence ATGGAAGTAATCAACACGATAGGCAGGAGAAAAACCGCTGTAGCAAGGGTATATGTTCAACCAGGCAGTGGCAAAATCACCATCAACAAACGTGAAATTGAACACTATTTTACAGTCGAAACACTACAGAATATTGTTCGCCAACCGTTGGAACTTACCAACTATGTTGACAAATTAGATATTAAAGCCAACCTTGACGGTGGAGGTATTAAAGGACAAGCAGAAGCGCTTCGTCTTGCCATTTCAAGAGCAATTATTGAGATGGAACCGGAACATCGTCCTATCCTCAAATCCAATGGGTTTCTCAGAAGAGACCCCAGGATGGTTGAACGTAAAAAGCCCGGTCAGAAAAAAGCCCGTAAAAGATTTCAATTTAGTAAACGATAG
- a CDS encoding metal ABC transporter permease, whose product MKFFVDLFTDYTIQTIVMGTAVLGLVSGLLGTWAVLRRQSLLGDAVAHASLPGIAVAFLITGVKNSLFFFVGAALAGWLATIWISSITNNTRIKSDTALAIVLAVFFGFGMVLITFIQRMPNANQAGLESFLFGQAATMLRQDVITISIIAGAVFAIVGLFWKEFKLLTFDPQFAHSIGFNIKLLDTLLNTLIVIAIVLGLQAAGVVLMSALLIAPAAAARQWTNKLKRMAILASIFGLISGVVGTAISSTASNLSTGPVIVLISIFIVAISFLFAPQRGLIAQFFLKQKNKKRIALNTMLVNIYQICGQHENQEHLHSISILKPLPSFNKVTINKLSENGLIRLIDMKQWCLTEKGINKAKQIIENGG is encoded by the coding sequence ATGAAATTCTTTGTTGATTTATTTACCGATTACACGATCCAAACCATTGTAATGGGTACAGCAGTGCTTGGTTTGGTGAGTGGATTATTGGGAACCTGGGCTGTACTAAGGAGGCAAAGTCTTTTGGGAGATGCAGTGGCGCATGCTTCATTGCCTGGTATTGCCGTAGCCTTTTTAATTACAGGTGTAAAAAATTCGTTGTTTTTCTTTGTTGGCGCAGCACTCGCAGGATGGCTGGCAACAATTTGGATTTCAAGCATTACAAACAATACCCGGATAAAGAGCGATACAGCCTTAGCCATTGTTCTTGCTGTGTTTTTCGGATTTGGTATGGTGCTGATCACATTCATCCAGCGGATGCCAAATGCTAACCAGGCCGGACTCGAGTCTTTTCTTTTTGGTCAGGCGGCAACAATGCTTCGCCAGGATGTGATCACTATTTCGATTATCGCTGGCGCAGTTTTCGCAATTGTTGGCCTGTTTTGGAAGGAGTTCAAGCTACTGACCTTTGATCCTCAATTTGCTCATTCTATTGGATTTAACATCAAATTACTCGATACTCTGCTTAATACACTGATAGTGATTGCGATCGTGCTGGGATTGCAGGCAGCAGGAGTCGTGCTGATGAGTGCCCTGTTAATAGCACCGGCTGCAGCAGCAAGGCAATGGACAAACAAACTAAAAAGAATGGCAATACTTGCGTCGATATTTGGATTAATTTCAGGAGTGGTTGGAACAGCAATTTCCTCCACTGCATCGAACCTGTCAACAGGTCCTGTTATCGTTCTGATATCCATTTTTATCGTTGCAATTTCGTTTCTTTTTGCACCGCAGCGTGGACTGATTGCACAGTTTTTTTTAAAACAGAAAAACAAAAAACGGATCGCATTAAACACCATGTTGGTTAACATTTATCAAATCTGCGGCCAACATGAAAACCAGGAGCACCTGCATTCGATAAGCATACTTAAACCATTGCCATCTTTCAATAAGGTAACAATAAACAAGTTATCTGAGAATGGCCTGATTCGCCTTATCGATATGAAGCAGTGGTGTTTGACTGAAAAAGGTATCAATAAAGCCAAACAAATCATCGAAAATGGAGGATAA
- a CDS encoding metal ABC transporter permease gives MIGLQIEIIVIAMLVAVTCAIPGVFLVLRKMSMISDAISHAILPGIAIGFLITHSIHSPFLIILAALMGVITVALTEAVSNTKLVKEDAATGLVFPALFSIGVILISMNAGNIHIDTDTVLLGEIAFAPFDRFTYNDVDLGPKSLWVMSLIFTINLLFIWIFFKELKLSTFDINLATSYGFIPVVLNYALMSIVSVTIVGAFDVVGVILVIALMIAPAATASMLTNKLKQMIWFSVLIGMLAALSGYWIARFFDASIAGVMATMCGVIFFIVYLFAPERGLIAAMKRRNRQKTEFAQMTLAIHIFNHSRENDDLQERMKGQLPFHLGWDQPFIEKIVKRSVNMGIVTVEKELISITDKGKKFVEAANSLIGSKYHPSFTTLRNEFIIFTDS, from the coding sequence ATGATTGGTTTACAGATTGAAATTATCGTGATTGCAATGCTTGTGGCCGTTACCTGTGCCATCCCTGGCGTTTTCCTGGTACTTCGCAAAATGTCGATGATCAGCGACGCCATCAGTCATGCCATCCTTCCGGGTATTGCTATTGGATTTTTAATTACACATTCAATTCATTCACCTTTTTTAATAATACTCGCTGCCCTGATGGGTGTTATCACCGTTGCACTGACAGAGGCAGTAAGCAATACCAAATTGGTCAAAGAAGATGCCGCTACCGGGCTTGTTTTTCCGGCGCTTTTCAGTATCGGGGTAATTTTAATTTCGATGAATGCCGGAAATATTCACATTGACACCGATACAGTATTGCTGGGTGAAATCGCATTTGCACCTTTCGACCGGTTTACCTATAATGATGTTGATCTTGGACCGAAAAGCCTCTGGGTGATGAGTCTCATTTTTACAATTAACCTGCTTTTTATCTGGATATTCTTTAAAGAGCTGAAATTAAGTACTTTCGATATCAATCTTGCCACTAGTTATGGCTTTATACCCGTAGTGCTCAATTACGCCCTCATGAGCATTGTGTCGGTAACAATTGTCGGCGCTTTTGATGTAGTTGGCGTAATCCTGGTCATCGCTTTGATGATTGCCCCTGCAGCCACTGCCTCCATGCTCACCAACAAGCTGAAGCAAATGATCTGGTTCTCTGTTTTGATAGGTATGCTGGCCGCTCTGTCGGGGTATTGGATAGCGCGTTTTTTCGATGCTTCCATTGCAGGAGTTATGGCCACAATGTGTGGGGTGATTTTTTTTATTGTTTATTTGTTTGCTCCAGAACGCGGATTGATTGCTGCCATGAAACGCCGCAACCGGCAAAAAACTGAATTTGCTCAAATGACCCTGGCCATTCATATTTTCAACCACAGCAGAGAAAATGATGATCTTCAAGAACGAATGAAAGGCCAGCTGCCATTTCACCTGGGATGGGACCAGCCCTTTATCGAAAAAATTGTGAAACGATCAGTAAATATGGGAATAGTGACTGTTGAAAAGGAATTGATTTCGATCACAGATAAGGGAAAAAAATTTGTTGAAGCTGCCAACAGCCTCATCGGCTCCAAATATCATCCAAGTTTTACAACTTTACGGAATGAGTTCATCATCTTCACCGACTCTTAG
- a CDS encoding FKBP-type peptidyl-prolyl cis-trans isomerase: MKNSTYFSFLLAGLTALFSCGEQGTSGETKFDENKLREPLIEANKNIVDTEDQIIQDFMTRYGWEMEKTGTGLRFAIVEQGNGIKAEKGKIVVMDYNVRLLNGDLIYSSEQTGFKEFEIGRGGVETGLEEAILLMKVGDRARVIIPSHLAWGLTGDQNKIPPRSTLVYEIKVIDFK, translated from the coding sequence ATGAAAAATTCAACATATTTCAGTTTTTTGTTAGCAGGCCTCACAGCACTTTTTAGTTGCGGGGAGCAAGGAACATCCGGAGAAACTAAATTTGACGAAAACAAGCTCAGAGAGCCTTTGATCGAAGCAAATAAAAATATTGTTGATACTGAAGATCAAATCATCCAAGACTTCATGACCAGATATGGATGGGAAATGGAAAAGACAGGCACAGGTCTTCGTTTTGCAATTGTCGAGCAAGGCAATGGCATAAAGGCAGAAAAAGGTAAAATTGTCGTCATGGATTATAATGTCAGATTGTTAAATGGGGATTTGATTTATTCGTCCGAACAAACCGGGTTTAAAGAGTTTGAAATCGGCAGGGGTGGGGTTGAGACTGGACTTGAAGAAGCTATTCTGCTCATGAAAGTCGGGGACCGGGCAAGAGTTATAATTCCATCACATCTGGCTTGGGGGCTTACTGGCGACCAAAATAAGATACCACCGAGATCAACGCTTGTTTATGAAATTAAAGTCATTGATTTTAAATAA